Genomic window (Streptomyces sp. TG1A-60):
CTCATCGGCGTACTGCTCCCCATGGACAAGCTGCTGCCGGGCATCGAGACGGTCGCCGCGCAGCTCTCCGAGCACGGCGGCGAGAAGGCCGCCATCGCCATCAAGACCACCGACACCGTGCACAAGACCTCCGTGGCCGAGGGCGACGGCTGGACCGTCGGCGGGATGGCCAAGGGCGCGGGCATGCTCGCCCCCGGCCTCGCCACCATGCTCGTCGTGCTCACCACCGACGCCGACCTCGACAGTGAGACGCTCGACAAGGCCCTCCGGGCGGCCACCAGGGTCACCTTCGACCGGGTCGACTCCGACGGCTGCATGTCCACCAACGACACCGTGCTGCTGCTCTCCTCCGGAGCCTCCGGCATCACCCCGGGTTACGAGGAGTTCGCCGAGGCCGTACGCAAGGTGTGCGACGACCTCGGACAGCAGCTCGTCCGGGACGCCGAGGGCGCCGGCAAGGACATCAGGATCGAGGTCGTGGGCGCCGCGACCGAGGCCGACGCCGTCGAGGTGGGCCGCTCCATCGCCCGCAACAACCTCCTCAAGTGCGCCATCCACGGCGAGGACCCCAACTGGGGGCGGGTGCTGTCCGCCATCGGCACCACGAAGGCCGCCTTCGAGGCGGACCGGCTCAACGTCGCCATCAACGGCGTCTGGGTCTGCAGGAACGGCGGTGTCGGCGAGGACCGCGACAACGTCGACATGCGCTACCGCGAGGTGCACATCGTCGCCGACCTCGCCGCCGGGTCCGAGACCGCCACCATCTGGACCAACGACCTCACCGCCGAGTACGTCCACGAGAACAGCGCCTACTCCTCATGAGCACCACGCGGAAGCACACGGCCCTCCCGAAGGCCAGGATCCTCATCGAAGCGCTCCCCTGGCTGACCCGCCACCACGGCAAGACGGTCGTCATCAAGTTCGGTGGCAACGCCATGATCGACGAGGAACTGAAGTCCGCCTTCGCCCAGGACGTCGTCTTCCTGCGGCAGGCCGGCCTCAACGTCGTCGTCGTGCACGGCGGGGGCCCGCAGATCAGCGCGGCCCTCGACAGGCACGGCATCGTCAGCGAGTTCAAGGCCGGCCTGCGCGTCACCACCGAGGACGCCATGGACGTCGTGCGCATGGTGCTCGCCGGACAGGTACAGCGCGAGCTGGTCGGGCTGCTCAACCAGCACGGACCGCTCGCCGTCGGCCTCACCGGCGAGGACGCGCACACCATCACCGCCACCAAGCACCAGCCCGAGATCGACGGCGAACCGGTCGACATCGGACGGGTGGGCGAGATCACCGCGATCGACACGGGTGCGATCGAGGCCCTGCTCGCCGACGGCCGCATCCCGGTCGTCTCGTCGATCGCCCGTAGCCAGGACGACGGACATGTCTACAACGTCAATGCTGATACGGCGGCTGCGGCACTCGCTGCTGCTCTGGGCGCCGAAACCCTCATGGTTCTCACGGACGTCGAGGGCCTCTACGAGGACTGGCCCCACAGCGACGAGGTGATCAGCCGCCTCACCGCTTCCCAACTGGAGAAGCTGTTGCCGGAGTTGTCCTCGGGCATGGTGCCGAAGATGCGGGGCTGTCTGCACGCAGTCCGGGGCGGCGTCCAGACCGCCCGCGTCATCGACGGCCGGGTCCAGCACTCGATCCTGCTGGAGATCTTCACCGACGAGGGCATCGGCACGATGGTCGTGCCGGACGCCGAGCAACAGGGGGATGCCGAATGACCACCAACACCGAGCTCACCGAGCGGTGGCAGGGCTCGCTCATGAACAACTACGGCACCCCGCTGCTGCCCCTCGTCCGCGGCGAGGGCAGCCGGGTCTGGGACGCCGACGGCAACGCCTACCTCGACCTCGTGGGCGGCATCGCGACCAACGCCCTCGGCCACGCCCACCCGGCGGTCGTCGAGGCCGTGACCCGCCAGATCGGCTCCCTCGGCCACGTCTCCAACTTCTTCATGGCCGAGCCGACCGTGGCCCTCGCCGAGCGCCTGCTCCAGCTCTTCGACCGGGAGGGCCGGGTCTTCTTCTGCAACTCCGGCGCCGAGGCCAACGAGGCGGCCTTCAAGATCGGCCGCCTCACCGGGCGGACCCACGTGGTGGCCACCGAGGGCGCCTTCCACGGGCGGACCATGGGTGCTCTCGCCCTCACCGGACAGCCCGGCAAGCGGGAGCCGTTCCTGCCGCTGCCCGGCGATGTCACGCACGTGCCGTTCGGCGACGCGCGGGCGCTGGCCGCCGCGGTCACCGAGGAGACGGCGCTCGTCGTCATCGAGCCCATCCAGGGCGAGCTCGGAGTCGTCGTCCCGCCCGCCGGCTACCTCAAGGCCGCCCGCGCCATCACCGCCGCGACCGGGGCGCTCCTCGTCCTCGACGAGGTGCAGACCGGCATCGGCAGGACCGGGAACTGGTTCGAGTACCAGGCCCACGAGGGCGTCCTGCCGGACATCGTCACCCTCGCCAAACAACTCGGCGGCGGGCTGCCGCTCGGCGCGACCGTCGCCTTCGGGCGGGCCGCCGAACTGCTCCAGCCGGGCCATCACGGGACGACGTTCGGCGGCAACCCCGTCGCCTGCGCGGCCGGACTCGCCGTCCTCGACACCCTCGCGAACGAGGGGCTGCTGGAGAACGTCAAGCGGCAGAGCGAGAAGCTGCGGAACGGAATCGAGGCTCTGGGCCACTCATTGATCGATTCCGTCCGAGGCGCGGGTCTCCTCCTGGGTATCGTGCTCACGGAGCCGCTCGCGCCCGAGGTGCGCGCGGCGGCTCAGGAGGCCGGTTTCCTGGTGAACGCGCCCGCCCCCGACGTCGTCCGGCTGATGCCGCCGCTGAATCTCGGCGACGAGGAGGTTGCCGTGTTCCTGGAGGCGCTGCCCGGCATCCTCGACGCAGCGAACGGGGACGGACGATCCGGAGAATGAGACGACGATGAGCCAGGCGCAGGAGCACGACCAGGCGGGGCCTGCCGTGCCGCAGACCCGCACCGCACGCCACCGCCGGATCGTGGACATCCTCAACCGGCAACCCGTACGGTCGCAGAGCCAGTTGGCGAAGCTGCTGTCCGACGACGGGCTGAGCGTCACGCAGGCGACGCTCAGCCGGGACCTGGACGAGCTGAACGCGGTGAAGATCCGCAACACCGACGGCGACCTGATCTACGCGGTGCCGAGTGAGGGGGGTTTCCGTACCCCTCGGGCTCCGCTGGGCGAGTCGGCGAAGGAGGAGCGGATGCGGCGGCTCTCCGCCGAGCTGCTGATCTCCGCGGAGGCCTCGGCGAATCTGGTGGTGCTGCGTACGCCGCCGGGGGCGGCCCAGTTCCTGGCCTCGGCCATCGACCAGGCGGAACTGCACGACATCCTGGGGACCATCGCGGGTGACGACACGCTGCTGTTGATCAGCCGGGATCCCGTGGGCGGGCAGGCGTTGGCGGATCATCTGCTGCGGTTGGCTCAGAACGGCCACTGATCGGCTCAGAACGGTCACTGAAGGTGGTGCTGCGCGGGGGACGCCGACAGCGGATGGTACGTGCCCGGTCGCGCGCTTCCCCGCGCCCCTGACGGATCCCGGCTCAGCCGAGTCTGGCGGCGAGCCCTCCGGTGCATCGCACCTCGTCGCCCGCCGTGATCAGCAGGGCCTCGGTGTCCTCCAGGGATTCCAGCCACGCCAGGCCCTCCCTCGAACCCATCGCGAAGGCCGCAGTCGCCCAGCAGTCGGCCCAGGTCAGGCGGGGGGCCACCACCGTCACGGCGACCAGGTCCGTCACGGCGGACTTGCCGGTGCGGGGGTCGACGATGTGGGCGCCGCGTTCGGCGGTACCGGACGTGGCCACGGCGAGGCGGTCGGCGCCGGCGGCGGTGACGACGGCGGCGAGGCCGCCGGGCCGGAGGGGGTCGGCCACGCCGACGCGCCACGGCCGGTCCGGCCCCGGGACGCCACAGAGCTGGACGTCGCCGCCGCCGTTGACGCTCACCCCGGCCGCCCCGGCCTCGACCAGCCGCAGGGCGGCCCGTTCGGTGGCCCAGCCCTTCACCAGGCCGGTCGGGTCGAAGAGACCCTCGTAGGTGGCGCTGAACCAGCCGTCGCTGAGCCGCTCCGCCTCGGCGCACAGTGCGAGCACTTCGGCGACCTCGGGATCGCACTCCTCGATGGTCAGCTCGGCGCGGGCGAGCCGGGAGATCTGGCTGTCCTCGCGGTAGGTGCTGAACACCTCGTCGACGGCGTGGAGTCCGGCCACCGCCTCGTCGAGAGCGGCCCTGACCGCCGTGGGCTCGCCTCCCCGGATGTCGAAGGAGAAGACGGTGCCCATGGTCTCTTCGGCGTGCCGCAGCTGGGAGGGCGCGACGGACCCGGTGGGTTCGGCCACCGGGTCAGCCTGCCTGGTCCAGCGCGGACTGGAGGGACTGCCGGTAGCCGCCGCTGGTGTACGTGGCGCCCGAGACAGCATCGATGTCGGCGCTCCCTGCCGCGACGGCGTTCTTGTTGAGCTGGGGGATGGCGTTGCCGCTGATCTGGGTGCTGCGTCCGCCACTGGGGGACTGCAGTGCCTCGGCGTCGGTGATCCGGCCGCCGTTGACGGTGATGCGGACCTGGACCGGGCCGTAGTCCGTCTGCACCGCGGTGCCCGTGAGCACCTGGGTGCCCGTCGCCTGCCCGGCCCCGGCGTCGCCGCCCGTGTCCTGGGCGTTGCCGCCGCCCGCCTCGACCTCGGTGCCCGAGCCCTGCGCACTGCCGACCTGGTCGAGGGCGGACTGCAGGGACTGCTTGTACCCGGTGCTGGTGTAGGTGGCGCCCGAGACCGCGTCGATCTCGGCGCTGCCGGTGGCCATGGCCGCCTGGTTGAGCTTGGGCACCGAGTCGCCGGTGATCTGGGTGCTGCGTCCGCCGCTCGGCGCCTGCACGGCCTCGGCGTTGGTGATTTTGCCGCCGCTGACCGTGATCCGGACCTGGACCGGGCCGTAGTCGGTCTGCACGGCGGTGCCCGTGAGGCTCTGCGCGCCGGCCGCCGCGCCCTGACCGCCCTGTGCCGAAGGAGCGCCCGCCGTCTGCTGCGGCGCCGCTCCGGCCTGTACCGATCCGGCCGGGTCCGAGGCGGGCTTCAGCGACAGCAGCAGCACGATGCCGGACACGGTGGCGGCGGTGGCGAGCAGGGTCCGCCGTATGGGATGGCTCTTCTTCATCGCTCCAACAGCTCCTGTGTGACGTGTGAAGTCTCATGGGCTCGCCGACGCGAGCCTGGTGGTCGAAAGCCCCGTGGGGCGAGCCCATGGGCAGGGGTGCGGTGGGTGGTGCGCGAACGTCGGGCGGGCCACGATGCGGTCGGGCCCGTCCCTCACATCTCGAACGACTCGTGGTGGATACGGCGGGTCGGGACGCCCGCGCCGCGCAGCGCCTCGTACACGCCCTGGGCGAAGCCGGGCGGACCGCACAGGAAGACGTCGTGGCGCTCGATGTCCGGGATCTTGCGGCGCAGGGAGTCCGGTGAGATGTCGGGGCGCTCGCCCTCCGGGCTGTTCACCGCGTACATCAGCCGCGCCCCGCGCTCCTGCGCGATCTGCGCCAGCTCGTCCCACAGGGCCAGGTCCTGGGTGCTGTTGGCCCGGTAGAGCAGAGTCAGGTCACCGGCCGCGCCGGGCAGCGTCTCGAACAGGGCCCGCATCGGTGTGATGCCTACACCGCCGGCCACCAGCAGCACCTTGCCCCGGCTGCGCTTGCCGGCCGTCAGCGCCCCGTACGGGCCCTCCGCCCACACCCTGGTGCCGGGCTCCAGATCGCGCAGCGCCGAGCTGTGGTCGCCGATCGCCTTGACCGTGATACGCAGCATGTTGGGGCGGGGCGCCGCCGACAGCGAGTACGGGTGCGAGCTGAACCGCATGCCCGGCGCGAGGAACCGCCAGCGGAAGAACTGCCCGGCCTCCGCCCCCATCCGGTGCAGTCTGCGCCCGCTCATCAGCACCGAGACGATGCCGGGCGACTCCTCGATGACGGCCTCGACCCGCAGCCGGTGCCGCAGGTTCAGCCGGATCGGCGTGAAGATCCGGTACCACACCACCAGCGCGGTCACCGACCCGTACAGCACGTACCAGCCGGTCTTCGCGGCGGGCGTGACGGCGAACTCGTTGCCGGTGGAGATCTGGTGCCAGAACGTCAGGAACGTCGCCGCGTACGTCAGCAGATGCGTGTGGTACCAGACGTCGTACGGGATCCGCTTGCGCACCGGGCCGATCGAGATGAGCCCGATGAACACCAGCAGACCGGTGCCGATGGCGGCCTTGCCCATGTCCGGCAGCTGATTGATCGAGTCGATCGTCTGCTGGAGGATGGCGGTGTGGGTGAGGCCGGCCTGGAGGGCGTACCCGTACATCGTGAGGACGACGTGCGCGACGACCAGGCAGAGCGTGTAGCGGCCGGTCATCGCGTGCCAGCGGGCCACCCGGTCGGAGCCGACCCGGCGCTCCAGCGCGGGCACGCGGGCCATCTGCAGCACCACCAGCGCCATCAGGTATCCGCCGAGCAGACCCGTGATCCGGCCGGCGTTGACGAGCTTGCTGCCCTGGTCGGCGATGGACGGAGTGTTGTCCCACCACAGCCACACCACCGCCGCCGCGCCCGCCCAGAACGCGATCAGCAACGGGACTGCGGGAGAACGACGAGGGCGGATGCGACGCAACGTCTGGCGGCGCGCGGCGCGACCTCCGGCGATCGTGGACACGGTTCCTCCGTGGTGGGCTGGACCCTTGGCCCACACATACGTGCAGCGAGTGCCGTGTGTTCAGCCGCCCGCACAACTGACGCTTCAGCCGTCGGCGGGCGGCAGTGGCAGCGGTAGCGGCAGCCCGGGGAGGCCGTCCAGGCTGGTTCCGACGTACTCCTTGGAGCTGAAGTACGCGCTGAGCGAGGCGTCGTCCTCGCGCGCGAAACGCCGGCCGTGCAGTTCGCGGTCCTCCTCGTACGCCATGGACGGCACGGCGAAGCCGCAGCTGTCGCGGATGCGTTCGGCTCTGACCACGATGATCGCCCGCAGGCCGTGCGGGGCCGGGTCGATGCCGGGGAAGCGGGCGAGGAGATCCGTGAAGCGCGGGTCGTCACGGAAGACGGCCTCGCCCTTGCCGTGCACGCGCACGATGGTGGGCGGGCCCTGGAAGGCGCACCACATCAGGGTGATCCGGCCGTTCTCACGCAGATGCGCGATCGTCTCCGCGGTGGACCCGGCGAAGTCCAGGTACGCGACGGTCAGTTCGTCGAGGATCGCGAACGAGCCCTTGAGGCCCTTGGGGGAGACGTTGACCGTGCCCTCGGCGGACAGCGGCGCGGACGCGGTGAAGAAGAGGGGCTGGGCCTCGATGAACGTACGCAGGCGGCCGTCGATGCGCTCGTAGGTCTTTCCCATGTCCAGCGATTATCGACGGTAATGCTTCGGCTGTCTAAGGAATTGATCGATTGCCCGAGGTGGTCGGACTCTGCCCGAGGGGCCGACCGCGGAGACGGCTGTTCCGGGTGGATCACCATCGCTGGGATCCACCCGGAACCAGGCTTCCGTGCCGCCCCGGTCGGCCGCGCGGGCCGGCCACGGCCCCTGTCACCCGCAAGGAGCGCAGGTGGTCACTGGCCGGGCGGGCCGGTCCCCGTGACGGCCGAGCGGACTACTGGTTGAGCTGGCAGGGGGCGAGGGCTTCGAGGCCCTCGGGCTTGGCGGCGGCGCGGCCGATGGCGGTCTCGATGCGGTTGAGCGCGGCGACGCGCTTGTCCTCCAGCGGGCCGAGGATGGCGTTCTGGACGAAGTTGGGGCCGCCCTGGCCGACGGTGTCGATCAGGCGCTGGTTGGCCTCCTGGATCTGCGTCTGCAGCTGGGAGAGGTTGCGGTCGACCTCGGCCTGTGCGGAGGCCGGGATCGCCGGGAGGCTGCCCTCGACCGCCGGGCAGGAGATGGCGCCGGGCGAGGCGTTCGCCGCGGCGTCCTGGTTGTTGTTGCCGGCGCCTTCCCCGGCGAGGGCGGAACCGGCGATGACCGCTCCGGACAGCACGACCGCGGCGGCGCCGCCGATGATCCCTACGCGACGCTTGTTGTACTTCGGAAGAGCCCTGGACATGCGGATGCCTCACTCGGGTCGGGGTGGTCGGTGTGAACAAACGCGGCGCCTGCGTTCGGTGAGAGTTACGGGCAAGCGGTTTCGTTTGTTCAAACCTCTCTCGGCCTCTCCCGAACTTCTCCCAGATTGACGATTCATGCATAACTCTGCATACTCATGCATGAATCGGTACGGCGTGAGGAGAACCCGGTGACCGAGTGCGTCGCACCGGCCTACTCGGGCGGTCTTGACACCTCCGTCACCATCGGCCGGATCGCCGAGGAGATTCACGGCCGATGCGACCCGGCCCAAGGCGTATAAAGGTCCGCGTCCACATCCACACCCTCTCTAGGAGCAACGCGAGTGAGCAGCAACAGCGGTGACGTACGGCTCTGGGGCGGCCGTTTCGCCGACGGTCCCGCCGAGGCCCTGGCGAAGCTGTCCGCGTCCGTCCACTTCGACTGGCGGCTCGCGCCGTACGACATCGCGGGCTCCCGCGCCCACGCGCGCGTGCTGCGCAAGGCGGGCCTGCTCACGGACGACGAGCTCACGGACATGCTGGCCGGCCTGGACCGGCTGGAGGCGGACGTCGCGGACGGCTCCTTCGTCGGCACCATCGCCGACGAGGACGTGCACACGGCCCTGGAGCGCGGTCTCCTGGAGCGCCTCGGCCCCGACCTGGGTGGCAAGCTGCGCGCCGGCCGGTCCCGCAACGACCAGGTCGCGACCCTCTTCCGGATGTACCTGCGCGACCACGCCCGCACGATCGGCGGCCTGATCGCAGATCTCCAGGACGCGCTGATCGGTCTCGCGGAGGCCCACCCGGACGTGGCGATGCCCGGCCGCACCCACCTCCAGCACGCCCAGCCGGTCCTCTTCGCCCACCACGTCCTCGCCCACGTGCAGTCCCTCTCCCGGGACGCGGAACGCCTGCGCCAGTGGGACGAGCGCACGGCCGTCTCCCCGTACGGCTCGGGCGCCCTCGCGGGCAGCAGCCTCGGCCTGGACCCGGAGGCGGTGGCCAAGGACCTCGGCTTCGAGCACGGCAGTTCCGCGAACTCCATCGACGGCACGGCGTCCCGCGACTTCGTCGCCGAGTTCGCCTTCATCACCGCGATGATCGGCGTGAACCTCTCCCGGATCGCCGAGGAGGTCATCATCTGGAACACGAAGGAGTTCTCCTTCGTCACCCTCCACGACGCGTTCTCCACAGGCTCGTCGATCATGCCGCAGAAGAAGAACCCGGACATCGCGGAGCTGGCGCGCGGCAAGAGCGGCCGTCTGATCGGCAACCTGACGGGCCTGCTGGCGACGCTGAAGGCCCTCCCGCTGGCCTACAACCGCGACCTCCAGGAGGACAAGGAGCCGGTCTTCGACTCCATCGACCAGCTGGAAGTCCTGCTGCCCGCCTTCACCGGCATGATGGCCACCCTCACCGTCCACCGCGAGCGCATGGAGGAACTGGCCCCCGCCGGCTTCTCCCTGGCCACCGACATCGCCGAGTGGCTCGTCAAGCAGGGTGTCCCCTTCCGCGTCGCCCACGAGGTCGCCGGCGAGTGCGTCAAGGCCGCCGAGGCCGAGAACAAGGAGCTGAACGACCTGACGGACGACCAGTTCGCCAAGATCTCGGCCCACCTGACCCCGGAGGTCCGCTCGGTCTTGAACGTTCCGGGCGCCCTGGCCTCCCGCGACGGTCGCGGAGGAACGGCCCCGAGCGCGGTGGCCACCCAGCTCGCGGAGATCAAGGCGGACGTGGCGGCCCAGCACGAGTGGGCGACGGCCAAGGGCAACAAGTAAGGAAAACCCCCGGTGTCCTCAGGGGCGCGGGGAACCGCCGACAAGCTCCAACGCACCCCCACCCGCCGGAGCACAGCAGGAACCGAGCTCTCAGGCGGGCCAGGGGGTGAAGGGGCCCAGCCCCTGGTGACGGGGAGGGGTGGTCGCGGCGGGGCGAGGAACTCCCGGGTGCCCACCGCGCCGCACAACGAAGGTCATCGCGGGTTACGTTGGTCGCAAGCCCCAAAGGAGCCGACCGAACGGAGCCCGCGATGCCCTTCGCCCGACTGGCCGCAGCGACAACCCCCACCTGCCACATCGGACTCGGCCTCGCCGCAGTCGCCCGCCCCGGTTACATCAACCTCGGCCGTGACGGCGACCTTCCCGACGACCGCACCGTCGACGCCCTCCGCGCCCGCACCCACGAACTCCTCGACGCCGCCTACGCCCAGGGCGTCCGCTACTTCGACGCGGCCCGCTCCTACGGCCTCTCGGAGCAGTTCCTCGCCGACTGGCTGACCGCCCACCCGCACCTCGACGACATCGTCGTCGGCAGCAAATGGGGCTACACCTACACGGCCGGCTGGACCACCGACGCCGAGAAGCACGAGGTCAAGGACCACAGCCTCCCGACGTACGAGCGCCAGCGCGCCGAGAGCGCCGAACTGCTCGGTGACCGGCTCGACCTCTACCAGATCCATTCGGTGACCCCGGACAGTGCGGCCCTCACCGACAAGGAACTCCACGCCAGGCTGGCGGAGGCCGCCGCCCAGGGCGTCACCGTCGGCTTCTCCACCAGCGGCCCCGCGCAGGCCGAGGCCATCCGGACCGCCCTCGCCGTGACGGTCGACGGCGAACCGCTCTTCCGTACCGTCCAGTCGACGTACAACGCCCTGGAGACCTCCGTCGCCCCCGCCCTCGCCGAGGCGTACGACGCGGGGCTCACCGTGATCGTCAAGGAGGGCATGGCCAACGGCCGCCTGGCCGGCGCGCACGCCCCGGACGTCCTGAAGGCGGTGGCCGAGGAGACGGGTCTCGACTGTGACGCGGTCGCCCTGGCGCTGATCCTGCGGCAGCCGTGGGCCGGTGTCGTCCTCTCCGGCGCCGCCACCACCAACCAGCTCGCCTCCAACCTGCACGGGGCGGTCGTCGACCTCGACGACGAGCAGGTGACCCGTCTCGCGGACCTCGTCGAGGACCCGCAGACGTACTGGGCGAAGCGCGGGCAGCTTCCCTGGCACTGACTGGAACCCTGCCGAGGGACCATGCGTGAGACGGCCATGCCGGCGATGAGACGAGAATGTCTCGGCCGGCAGCCTCGGCGACCGGGTCGGTCGCAAGAAGCTGCCTGGGCGGCGCGGTGGAACCGGCGGCAGTCATGCCGGCGGACACGGCAGAGGCCACACGCGCGTCGGCCCGCGCGTCATTCGTCGACGGCCTCACCATCGCCGCGGGCGCGGCAGCCCTGCCGGCCACCGCGGCAGCGGCATGGTTCGTGCTCCGCGGCCGACAGTAGGACAGCCGCCCCCGAGGGGACGCGGGGCGGGATCGACATGGGGCTCCGCCGCGTGGGCGCGACAAGCCGTTCCACGGACCCGCAGCCGACGAACGACCGATGTCCCCGGCGCTCCCGGCGGAACTACGCCGCTTCCTTCGCCTTGGACGCGTACATGTCCACGTACTCCTGCCCGGAAAGCCGCATGACCTCGGTCATCACGGAATCGGTCACCGCCCGCAGCACATACCGGTCCCGGTCCATCCCCTCGTACCGGGAGAACTCCATCGCCTCACCGAACCGCACGGTGACCCGGTGCGGCCGGGGCAGCCCCGCACCTCCCGGCTGGATCTTGTCCGTCCCGATCATCGCGAACGGCACCACCGGCGCCCCCGTCATCAGCGTCAGCCGGGCGATCCCCGTCCGCCCCCGGTACAGCCGGCCGTCGGGCGACCGCGTCCCCTCCGGGTAGATCCCGAAGACCTTGCCCTCGTCCAGGATCCGCCGCCCGGTCATCAGCGCGGCGACCCCGCCCCGGCCGCCGTCGCGGTCGACGGGAATCATGCCGACGCCGGTGAAGAACCAGGCCATCAGGCGGCCTTTGATCCCCTTGCCGGTGACGTACTCGTCCTTGCCGATGAAGAAGACCTGACGGTCGCAGACCAGCGGCAGGATCATCGAGTCGATGAAGGTCAGGTGGTTGCCCGCGAGGATGACCGGACCGCCTCCCGGGATGTGCTCCGCGCCCTCCACCCGTGGGCGGAACATCAGGCGCATGATCGGTCCGAGCACTGCCTTGATGAGCACGAAGCGGGACAACGAGCCCTCCTATGTCAAGGGTTCCGGTACAAGTCTGTGCAGGTGAGGACAATACTCCCGGCCCCCAGGGTGGCGCACATCGGGTTGACCGAGTCGATACCTGCTGTTGACGCGCCTTCACCTGCGGTGACGCACTGATGTCGAGCTGTCACCGCCCGCGACATGTGACGGACATCGCGTCACCGGACCGAAACTCCGTCACCTTCCGCCTCTCGTACGACACGGCGTGTCTTCCGCCTGTTCGGTCCCAGGTCTCCCGACGGTCACCTCAGGACACCTACGATCGTCCCGCTTTGACAGGTGCAGGGCATCGCAGTGGGAGGAGCCTCATGGGTACGCAGGAGTCGCGGCAGTCGCAGGACTGGCAGGAGCAGGCACGGGCAACGGGCCGACGGGCGCTGCTCGGGGCCGCGGTGCTCGGAGCGGGCGGAGCGGTCCTCGGAATGCCGGGCGCGGCGAGAGCGGACGAGGAGAAGGGGGGCGGTGACTCGGGCGGTGGATACCGGAGCCTGCCGGTGCCCACGGTCATCGCGCACCGAGGTGCCAGCGGGTACCGCCCGGAGCACACCCTCGGCTCGTACCAGCTCGCCCTCGACATGGGCGCTCACGTCATCGAACAGGACCTCGTGCCCACCAAGGACGGTCACCTGGTGTGCCGTCACGAGAACGACATCACCGGCACGACCGACGTCGCGGCGCACCCGGAGTTCGCCGCCCGCAGGGCCACGAAGGTCGTCGACGGGGTCTCCTACACCGGTTGGTTCACCGAGGACTTCACCCTCGCCGAGCTGAAGACCCTGCGCGCCAAGGAGCGCATCCCGGGCAACCGGCAGGAGAACACGCTCTACGACGGTCGCTGGCAGATCCCCTCCTTCGAGGAGGTGCTGCGCTGGGCCGACAGGGAGGGCCGGAAGCGCGGTCGGCGCATCTGGCTGCACGTCGAGACCAAGCACCCCACCTACTTCCGCAAGCTGGGCCTGGGGCTGGAGGAGCCGCTCGCAAGGCTGCTCCGCAAGTACAACCGTCACAAGAAGAACTCGCCCACCTTCCTGCAGTCGTTCGAGCCGAGCAGCATGGAACGGATGAGCCGACTGGTCGGCACGCCGCGCGTGGTGCTGCTGTGGACGCCCGACGACCGGCCGTACGACTTCGTCGAGGCGGGGGACCCGCGCACCGT
Coding sequences:
- a CDS encoding pyridoxamine 5'-phosphate oxidase family protein; this encodes MGKTYERIDGRLRTFIEAQPLFFTASAPLSAEGTVNVSPKGLKGSFAILDELTVAYLDFAGSTAETIAHLRENGRITLMWCAFQGPPTIVRVHGKGEAVFRDDPRFTDLLARFPGIDPAPHGLRAIIVVRAERIRDSCGFAVPSMAYEEDRELHGRRFAREDDASLSAYFSSKEYVGTSLDGLPGLPLPLPLPPADG
- the argH gene encoding argininosuccinate lyase: MSSNSGDVRLWGGRFADGPAEALAKLSASVHFDWRLAPYDIAGSRAHARVLRKAGLLTDDELTDMLAGLDRLEADVADGSFVGTIADEDVHTALERGLLERLGPDLGGKLRAGRSRNDQVATLFRMYLRDHARTIGGLIADLQDALIGLAEAHPDVAMPGRTHLQHAQPVLFAHHVLAHVQSLSRDAERLRQWDERTAVSPYGSGALAGSSLGLDPEAVAKDLGFEHGSSANSIDGTASRDFVAEFAFITAMIGVNLSRIAEEVIIWNTKEFSFVTLHDAFSTGSSIMPQKKNPDIAELARGKSGRLIGNLTGLLATLKALPLAYNRDLQEDKEPVFDSIDQLEVLLPAFTGMMATLTVHRERMEELAPAGFSLATDIAEWLVKQGVPFRVAHEVAGECVKAAEAENKELNDLTDDQFAKISAHLTPEVRSVLNVPGALASRDGRGGTAPSAVATQLAEIKADVAAQHEWATAKGNK
- a CDS encoding aldo/keto reductase — translated: MPFARLAAATTPTCHIGLGLAAVARPGYINLGRDGDLPDDRTVDALRARTHELLDAAYAQGVRYFDAARSYGLSEQFLADWLTAHPHLDDIVVGSKWGYTYTAGWTTDAEKHEVKDHSLPTYERQRAESAELLGDRLDLYQIHSVTPDSAALTDKELHARLAEAAAQGVTVGFSTSGPAQAEAIRTALAVTVDGEPLFRTVQSTYNALETSVAPALAEAYDAGLTVIVKEGMANGRLAGAHAPDVLKAVAEETGLDCDAVALALILRQPWAGVVLSGAATTNQLASNLHGAVVDLDDEQVTRLADLVEDPQTYWAKRGQLPWH
- a CDS encoding lysophospholipid acyltransferase family protein; this translates as MSRFVLIKAVLGPIMRLMFRPRVEGAEHIPGGGPVILAGNHLTFIDSMILPLVCDRQVFFIGKDEYVTGKGIKGRLMAWFFTGVGMIPVDRDGGRGGVAALMTGRRILDEGKVFGIYPEGTRSPDGRLYRGRTGIARLTLMTGAPVVPFAMIGTDKIQPGGAGLPRPHRVTVRFGEAMEFSRYEGMDRDRYVLRAVTDSVMTEVMRLSGQEYVDMYASKAKEAA
- a CDS encoding glycerophosphodiester phosphodiesterase; protein product: MGTQESRQSQDWQEQARATGRRALLGAAVLGAGGAVLGMPGAARADEEKGGGDSGGGYRSLPVPTVIAHRGASGYRPEHTLGSYQLALDMGAHVIEQDLVPTKDGHLVCRHENDITGTTDVAAHPEFAARRATKVVDGVSYTGWFTEDFTLAELKTLRAKERIPGNRQENTLYDGRWQIPSFEEVLRWADREGRKRGRRIWLHVETKHPTYFRKLGLGLEEPLARLLRKYNRHKKNSPTFLQSFEPSSMERMSRLVGTPRVVLLWTPDDRPYDFVEAGDPRTVADLITPEGLAWIASYAQGIGPLLDLVIPKDASGNLTTPTTLVADAHAKGLILHPYTLRNENTFLPADFRKGTDPNAYGDAFGALAVYFATGIDGIFTDNPDTGLLAHADFVND